The following proteins are encoded in a genomic region of Rhizobium sp. CCGE531:
- the mnmE gene encoding tRNA uridine-5-carboxymethylaminomethyl(34) synthesis GTPase MnmE codes for MMANDTIYALSSGGLPAGVAVIRISGDLAFHVAQSLSGTLPAPRQAALKTIRARNGFIIDRGLVLIFPGPASFTGENCVEIHVHGGKAVANALLTELSTFDQCRLADHGEFSRRALENGKMDLVEVEGLADLISAETEMQRRLALEHAAGGLSDLYNGWADRLTRARALIEAELDFADEDDVPGSVSDMVWADMKRLHSELADHLKGADLGEIIRDGLKVVIAGPPNAGKSSLMNALAKREVAIVTDIAGTTRDVLHVDLNIEGYAVKLYDTAGLRETEEIVEREGIRRALKTVADADLVLSLAEIGDRPQQDFPGFSGKIVTLGTKSDLHPSEGADDYDVLISSETGAGLSALHQFLRQDLQDRSESLSLALPSRLRHRTLLSESFTAIAAALAAEDRGLDIRAEYLRRAAASLGRITGRVDVEDLLDVIFSEFCVGK; via the coding sequence ATGATGGCAAACGACACTATCTATGCGTTATCTAGCGGCGGGTTGCCGGCCGGGGTTGCCGTGATCCGCATCAGCGGGGACCTGGCTTTTCACGTCGCGCAATCTCTTTCCGGGACGCTACCGGCTCCGCGCCAGGCCGCACTGAAAACAATTCGGGCTCGTAACGGTTTCATCATCGACCGCGGCCTCGTTTTGATCTTTCCTGGACCAGCCTCTTTTACCGGGGAGAATTGCGTCGAGATTCATGTTCATGGCGGCAAGGCTGTCGCGAATGCGCTTCTGACCGAGCTCTCCACGTTCGATCAGTGCCGCCTCGCTGACCATGGCGAGTTCTCTCGTCGTGCCCTTGAGAATGGGAAGATGGATCTTGTCGAGGTTGAGGGCCTAGCAGATCTCATCAGTGCCGAAACCGAGATGCAGCGGCGGCTGGCGCTGGAGCACGCCGCCGGCGGGCTATCGGATCTGTATAACGGCTGGGCTGACCGGTTGACGCGCGCACGCGCCCTGATCGAGGCGGAACTCGATTTCGCCGACGAGGATGATGTGCCGGGCTCGGTATCGGATATGGTGTGGGCGGATATGAAGCGACTGCATTCGGAACTGGCCGATCATCTCAAGGGCGCAGATCTGGGTGAGATTATCCGCGACGGTTTGAAGGTGGTGATTGCCGGTCCACCGAATGCCGGCAAATCCAGCCTGATGAATGCGCTGGCAAAGCGAGAAGTGGCGATTGTCACCGACATTGCCGGGACGACGCGTGACGTTCTGCATGTCGATCTGAATATCGAAGGATATGCCGTCAAGCTCTATGATACGGCTGGCTTGCGGGAAACTGAGGAAATTGTCGAGCGCGAAGGGATACGCCGCGCCCTTAAGACCGTGGCTGACGCCGACCTCGTCCTGTCATTGGCGGAGATCGGCGATCGCCCGCAGCAGGACTTTCCGGGTTTCTCGGGCAAGATCGTCACACTAGGGACGAAATCAGACCTGCATCCCAGCGAAGGTGCGGATGATTATGACGTGCTTATCTCGTCGGAGACGGGCGCGGGATTGTCGGCGTTGCATCAATTTCTTCGACAAGATCTTCAGGATCGTTCAGAATCCTTATCATTGGCATTGCCAAGCCGTTTGCGGCACAGGACGCTGCTCAGCGAGAGCTTCACTGCCATTGCGGCAGCACTTGCGGCTGAGGATCGAGGCCTTGATATCAGGGCTGAGTACTTGCGACGGGCGGCGGCGAGCCTCGGGCGCATAACAGGGCGCGTCGACGTCGAAGACCTGTTGGATGTCATTTTCTCCGAATTTTGCGTAGGCAAATGA